A region from the Corynebacterium halotolerans YIM 70093 = DSM 44683 genome encodes:
- a CDS encoding lysophospholipid acyltransferase family protein — protein MFRVPADLPEVPPHPTESKERFYNGFIIRALKGIMRAQGIRITVFGAENLPTTGGAMLAMNHTGYYDFIFGEIPGHVRGRRLVRFMAKKEIFEVPVIGAFMRSMDHVSVDRSAGAASREEAVDRLNKGQIVGIFPEATVSRSFEIKDLKTGAVRIAAEAGVPLVPMVTWGSQRIWPKGQKKHLGRTNTPIHIRLGAPVDPSGDPEEATERLRTALKELLEVTRAGYDAEYGPFPDGEPWRPASMGGSAPTLEEAGRIDAEVKAAKRAKKEAKAEKESERAAEKLNRKADSALGNGLGLLDRLKNRFRK, from the coding sequence ATGTTCCGCGTGCCCGCCGACCTGCCCGAGGTGCCGCCGCACCCCACCGAGTCGAAGGAGCGCTTCTACAACGGATTCATCATCCGAGCGCTCAAGGGGATCATGCGCGCCCAGGGCATCCGGATCACCGTCTTCGGCGCCGAGAACCTGCCGACGACCGGCGGCGCCATGCTGGCGATGAACCACACCGGCTACTACGACTTCATCTTCGGGGAGATCCCCGGCCACGTGCGCGGCAGGCGGCTGGTGCGGTTCATGGCGAAGAAGGAGATCTTCGAGGTGCCCGTGATCGGGGCCTTCATGCGCTCCATGGACCACGTCTCCGTCGACCGCTCCGCGGGCGCCGCGTCCCGGGAGGAGGCGGTCGACCGGCTGAACAAGGGGCAGATCGTGGGCATCTTCCCGGAGGCGACGGTCTCCCGCAGCTTCGAGATCAAGGATCTCAAGACCGGCGCCGTGCGCATCGCCGCAGAGGCCGGGGTGCCGCTCGTGCCGATGGTGACCTGGGGTTCCCAGCGCATCTGGCCCAAGGGGCAGAAGAAGCACCTGGGCCGCACGAACACCCCCATCCACATCCGCCTCGGCGCCCCGGTCGATCCCTCCGGTGACCCCGAGGAGGCGACCGAGCGGCTGCGCACCGCCCTGAAGGAACTGCTCGAGGTCACCCGTGCCGGGTACGACGCCGAGTACGGGCCCTTCCCCGACGGCGAGCCATGGCGCCCGGCCAGCATGGGCGGCTCCGCACCGACGCTGGAGGAGGCGGGGCGTATCGACGCCGAGGTCAAGGCCGCCAAGCGGGCGAAGAAGGAGGCCAAGGCGGAGAAGGAGTCCGAGCGGGCAGCCGAGAAGCTCAACCGGAAGGCCGACTCCGCCCTCGGCAACGGCCTCGGCCTCCTCGACCGGCTCAAGAACAGGTTCCGGAAATAG
- the serS gene encoding serine--tRNA ligase, with the protein MIDLKFLRENPDVVRTSQVTRGEDPELVDQLIAADESRRRAIQSADELRAEQKAFGRKIGQASPEERPALLEGSNELKAKVKEAEEAQRTAEEKVTELQMKLSNIVEGAPAGGEDDFVVLEHVGEPTRFDFEPKDHLDLGESLGLIDMKRGTKVSGARFYYLTGDGAFLQLGMLTLAAQKAREAGFQLMIPPVLVRPEVMAGTGFLGEHSDEIYYLERDDLYLVGTSEVALAGYHADEIIDLSDGPVQYAGWSSCFRREAGSYGKDTRGILRVHQFDKLEMFVYCRPEDAQEQHRKLLEMEREMLSAVEVPYRVIDVAGGDLGASAARKFDTEAWIPTQNTYRELTSTSNCTTFQGRRLSTRYRDANGKPQTVATLNGTLATTRWLVAILENNQQADGSVVVPEALRPFVGKDVLEPVK; encoded by the coding sequence GTGATTGATCTGAAATTCCTCCGCGAGAACCCCGACGTCGTCCGCACCTCCCAGGTCACCCGTGGGGAGGACCCGGAGCTGGTCGATCAGCTCATCGCCGCCGACGAGTCCCGCCGCCGGGCGATCCAGTCCGCCGATGAGCTGCGCGCCGAGCAGAAGGCCTTCGGCCGGAAGATCGGCCAGGCCTCCCCGGAGGAGCGCCCGGCCCTGCTGGAGGGCTCCAACGAGCTCAAGGCCAAGGTCAAGGAGGCCGAGGAGGCCCAGAGGACGGCCGAGGAAAAGGTCACCGAGCTGCAGATGAAGCTCTCCAACATCGTCGAGGGCGCCCCGGCCGGCGGCGAGGACGACTTCGTGGTCCTTGAGCACGTCGGTGAGCCCACCCGGTTCGACTTCGAGCCGAAGGACCACCTGGACCTCGGCGAGTCCCTGGGCCTGATCGACATGAAGCGCGGCACCAAGGTCTCCGGCGCCCGCTTCTACTACCTCACCGGCGACGGCGCGTTCCTCCAGCTGGGCATGCTCACGCTGGCCGCCCAGAAGGCCCGCGAGGCCGGCTTCCAGCTGATGATCCCGCCGGTGCTGGTGCGCCCGGAGGTCATGGCGGGCACCGGTTTCCTCGGTGAGCACTCCGACGAGATCTACTACCTCGAGCGCGACGACCTGTACCTGGTCGGCACCTCCGAGGTCGCCCTGGCGGGTTATCACGCCGACGAGATCATCGACCTGTCCGACGGCCCCGTCCAGTACGCCGGCTGGTCCTCCTGCTTCCGCCGGGAGGCCGGCTCCTACGGCAAGGACACCCGCGGCATCCTGCGCGTCCACCAGTTCGACAAGCTGGAGATGTTCGTCTACTGCAGGCCCGAGGACGCCCAGGAGCAGCACCGGAAGCTGCTCGAGATGGAGCGCGAGATGCTCTCCGCCGTCGAGGTGCCCTACCGCGTCATCGACGTCGCCGGCGGTGACCTCGGTGCCTCGGCCGCCCGCAAGTTCGACACCGAGGCGTGGATCCCCACCCAGAACACCTACCGTGAGCTGACCTCCACCTCGAACTGCACCACCTTCCAGGGCCGCCGCCTGTCCACCCGCTACCGCGACGCCAACGGCAAGCCGCAGACCGTCGCCACGCTCAACGGCACGCTGGCCACCACCCGCTGGCTCGTCGCCATCCTGGAGAACAACCAGCAGGCCGACGGTTCGGTCGTCGTGCCGGAGGCCCTGCGCCCCTTCGTGGGCAAGGACGTCCTCGAGCCGGTCAAATAG
- a CDS encoding GntR family transcriptional regulator, with protein sequence MSPTTRNARIPELPARTITDGPIPKHAQLREILEELCVTQLRPGDLLPGERTLEETYGVSRITVRRAIGDLVASGRLRRIRGKGTFVAPNPLVSRLHLASFSSEMRAQDVAASSKILLSERAVAPEEVTAFFGPGPGELHTHLRRLRLGDGEPYSIDDAWYNSALVPDLLENDVYNSVYNILEKHYELPVSEADQVVTAVAADELAAALLDVAPGTPLLHIVRHSRAGDRPVEWCSSVYRTDRYRLKTRVTRALDV encoded by the coding sequence ATGTCCCCGACGACCAGAAACGCCCGGATTCCGGAGTTGCCCGCCCGGACCATCACGGACGGGCCGATCCCGAAGCACGCCCAGCTGCGCGAAATCCTTGAGGAGCTGTGCGTCACGCAGCTGCGCCCGGGGGACCTGCTGCCCGGCGAACGCACCCTCGAGGAGACCTACGGCGTATCCCGCATCACGGTCCGCCGTGCCATCGGTGATCTCGTGGCCTCCGGCCGCCTGCGCCGTATCCGCGGCAAGGGCACCTTCGTCGCCCCGAACCCGCTGGTCTCCCGCCTGCACCTGGCGTCCTTCTCCTCGGAGATGCGGGCCCAGGACGTCGCGGCGTCGTCGAAGATCCTGCTCTCCGAACGCGCGGTGGCCCCCGAGGAGGTCACCGCCTTCTTCGGCCCCGGCCCCGGGGAACTGCACACCCACCTGCGCCGCCTGCGGCTCGGCGACGGCGAGCCCTATTCGATCGACGACGCCTGGTACAACTCGGCCCTCGTGCCCGACCTGCTGGAGAACGACGTCTACAACTCCGTCTACAACATCCTCGAGAAGCACTACGAACTCCCCGTCAGTGAGGCGGACCAGGTGGTCACCGCGGTCGCCGCCGACGAGTTGGCGGCCGCGCTTCTCGACGTCGCGCCCGGCACCCCGCTGCTGCACATCGTGCGGCACTCGCGCGCGGGAGACCGCCCGGTGGAATGGTGTTCCTCGGTGTACCGGACCGACCGCTACCGCCTGAAGACCCGGGTCACCCGAGCGCTGGATGTCTGA
- a CDS encoding septum formation family protein: MTSRGFWRPARSATAVRTGLVAALAATVAVGAYGYVSNGDGSNLANGTGTTTSAPTTGPGDDSAEDAAIAPFTTADVGACLTWDIDAEGEVSNFEQASCDEPHRFEVSARENLGAYPSSEFGSDAPIPDLTRQAQLREELCHTPTIRYLDGRFDPIGRYSIAPILPSPEAWEAGDRTMLCGLQSTDPDGVPMLTEGRVAEQDQARVAQPGECVFVDNSRALRIVDCTEDHHMETTAVVDLLPVFPDGVPSVEDQDAHLADVCTQAAMDYLGSEEALYQSTLQPYWGTIPQASWIGGSHSVNCSLVHASESGGFSVLNGSAQAGREGFTIDGNPPPPQPERNPLRSEGQNPAAPAPAAEAQPGA; encoded by the coding sequence ATGACTTCCCGAGGATTCTGGCGGCCGGCGCGGTCGGCCACCGCCGTGCGCACCGGGCTCGTCGCCGCGCTGGCGGCCACCGTCGCCGTCGGCGCGTACGGCTACGTCTCCAACGGGGACGGTTCCAACCTGGCCAACGGCACGGGCACCACGACGTCGGCGCCCACGACCGGCCCCGGGGACGATTCCGCCGAGGACGCGGCGATCGCCCCCTTCACCACCGCCGACGTCGGCGCCTGTCTGACGTGGGACATCGACGCCGAGGGGGAGGTCTCCAACTTCGAGCAGGCCAGCTGCGACGAGCCGCACCGGTTCGAGGTCTCCGCCCGCGAGAACCTGGGCGCCTACCCCTCCTCCGAGTTCGGCTCGGACGCCCCCATCCCGGATCTGACGCGCCAGGCACAGCTGCGCGAGGAGCTGTGCCACACGCCCACGATCCGCTATCTCGACGGCCGCTTCGACCCCATCGGCCGCTACTCCATCGCCCCCATCCTGCCCTCCCCCGAGGCGTGGGAGGCCGGCGACCGGACGATGCTGTGCGGGCTCCAGTCGACCGACCCCGACGGCGTGCCCATGCTCACGGAGGGCCGGGTGGCCGAGCAGGACCAGGCACGCGTCGCCCAGCCCGGCGAGTGCGTCTTCGTGGACAATTCGCGTGCCCTGCGCATCGTCGACTGCACTGAGGACCACCACATGGAGACCACCGCGGTCGTGGATCTGCTGCCCGTCTTCCCGGACGGGGTGCCCAGCGTCGAGGATCAGGACGCCCACCTGGCCGACGTGTGCACCCAGGCGGCCATGGACTACCTCGGCAGCGAGGAGGCCCTCTACCAGTCGACGCTGCAGCCGTACTGGGGCACCATCCCGCAGGCCTCCTGGATCGGCGGCTCCCATTCGGTGAACTGCTCCCTGGTGCACGCCAGCGAGTCCGGCGGGTTCTCGGTGCTCAACGGTTCCGCCCAGGCGGGCCGGGAGGGCTTCACCATCGACGGCAACCCGCCCCCGCCGCAGCCGGAGCGCAACCCGCTGCGGTCCGAGGGCCAGAATCCGGCCGCCCCGGCCCCGGCGGCCGAAGCGCAGCCGGGGGCCTGA
- a CDS encoding metallopeptidase family protein, producing MIEVSDERFDEMVDDALDKIPDEFARHMGNLVILVRDFNEENPSILGLYEGVALTARTFDHTGFLPDAISIYKGALERFCTTEEELAREVEVTVFHEVGHYFGMEEDDLHRLGWG from the coding sequence GTGATCGAGGTCAGCGACGAGCGCTTCGACGAGATGGTCGACGACGCCCTGGACAAGATTCCGGACGAATTCGCCCGGCACATGGGCAATCTGGTCATCCTGGTGCGTGACTTCAACGAGGAGAACCCCTCGATCCTGGGGCTCTATGAGGGCGTGGCCCTGACCGCGCGCACCTTCGACCACACCGGCTTCCTGCCCGACGCCATCTCCATCTACAAGGGCGCGCTCGAACGGTTCTGCACCACGGAGGAGGAACTCGCCCGGGAGGTGGAGGTCACCGTCTTCCACGAGGTGGGCCACTACTTCGGGATGGAGGAGGACGACCTGCACCGGCTGGGGTGGGGGTAG
- a CDS encoding DUF421 domain-containing protein, whose amino-acid sequence MWFDSWSDVLRVLLIGAATYIILVAIIRLSGKRTLSQLNAFDFIVTVALGSTLATILLSTDVSFTEGVTALALLAGLQFLVATVSSRWPRTRHVLTAEPVLLLADGHIRQEALRRSRLTESELRQAVRSQGTGDLSKVKAVVLETNGKLSIITDSRYGSGSALEDVHGAGEL is encoded by the coding sequence ATGTGGTTCGATTCCTGGAGTGACGTGCTGCGGGTGCTCCTGATCGGAGCGGCGACCTACATAATCCTGGTCGCCATCATTCGGCTGTCGGGCAAACGCACGCTGAGTCAGCTCAACGCCTTCGACTTCATTGTCACCGTCGCTCTGGGTTCGACCCTGGCGACCATCCTGCTCAGTACCGACGTGTCCTTCACCGAGGGCGTGACCGCCCTGGCGCTGCTGGCCGGTCTGCAGTTTCTCGTGGCTACCGTCTCCTCCCGCTGGCCACGTACCCGTCACGTCCTCACCGCAGAGCCGGTGCTGCTGCTGGCCGACGGACACATCAGGCAGGAAGCCCTGCGGCGCAGCCGCCTGACCGAGTCCGAGCTGCGCCAGGCCGTGCGCTCACAGGGCACGGGGGATCTGTCGAAGGTGAAGGCGGTGGTGCTGGAGACCAACGGCAAGCTCAGCATCATCACCGACAGCCGGTACGGCTCCGGCTCCGCCCTGGAGGACGTGCACGGGGCCGGGGAACTGTAG
- a CDS encoding histidine phosphatase family protein, giving the protein MTGRLILLRHGQTYSNVARKLDTRPPGAELTDRGRAQAWNVGDELVEYCRAGNSTAGRLAAVVCSTALRAEQTAWLAMQAFEETAGLPEHSMRIDVRTGIHEIFAGDYEMHNDEDAHRDYTATLRGWFEGDEDARLPGGETLADLLGRYRPVLEDLVAEHLSDPEEENDVVVVSHGAAIRTIATHAAGVDPDFAFAGYLGNCRFIVLEPGGREFGKWELLRWADLEHQL; this is encoded by the coding sequence ATGACCGGTCGCCTGATTCTGCTGCGGCACGGCCAGACCTACAGCAACGTCGCCCGCAAGCTCGACACCCGCCCACCGGGCGCCGAACTCACCGACCGTGGCCGCGCCCAGGCGTGGAACGTCGGCGACGAGCTCGTCGAGTACTGCCGCGCCGGCAACAGCACGGCCGGCCGGCTCGCGGCGGTGGTCTGCTCCACGGCCCTGCGCGCGGAACAGACCGCCTGGCTGGCGATGCAGGCCTTCGAGGAGACCGCCGGACTGCCGGAACACAGCATGCGCATCGATGTGCGCACCGGCATCCACGAGATCTTCGCCGGCGACTACGAGATGCACAACGACGAGGACGCCCACCGCGACTACACGGCGACCCTGCGTGGCTGGTTCGAGGGGGACGAGGACGCCCGCCTACCGGGTGGGGAGACCCTGGCTGACCTGCTGGGCCGCTACCGGCCGGTGCTCGAGGACCTGGTGGCCGAACACCTCTCCGACCCGGAGGAGGAGAACGACGTCGTGGTGGTCAGCCACGGCGCCGCCATCCGCACCATCGCCACGCACGCCGCAGGCGTCGACCCCGACTTCGCCTTCGCCGGCTACCTGGGCAACTGTCGTTTCATCGTGCTCGAACCCGGCGGGCGCGAGTTCGGGAAGTGGGAGCTGCTGCGCTGGGCGGACCTGGAACACCAGCTGTAG
- the pheA gene encoding prephenate dehydratase, whose product MSTSSTTSAVSATGATVAYLGPAGTFTEAALLRFAESGAFGGGEITQLPVNSSRAAIDAVRHGEADFACVAIENSVDGAVTSTFDALADGGGVQIYHELELEIAFSIMVRPGTRLADVRTLATHPVAHQQVRQWMAEHVPEAAYTPASSNAAGAEAVAEGRADAAAAPDRAADLFGLEVLAADVADVGGARTRFVTVGPRGVPTPRSGNDTTSVVFTLPNEPSTLVGALTEFAQRGVDLSRIESRPTRRVFGTYNFYVDLVGHIDDAPLAEALRALWLRAENITFLGSWPAASGDGREDALAADLARLERASTWVDAAREGKEIS is encoded by the coding sequence ATGAGCACCTCCAGCACCACCAGTGCCGTCAGCGCGACCGGCGCAACCGTTGCCTATCTGGGGCCCGCCGGAACATTCACCGAGGCCGCGCTGCTGCGCTTCGCGGAATCCGGGGCCTTCGGTGGCGGGGAGATCACCCAGCTGCCCGTCAACTCCTCGCGCGCGGCCATCGACGCCGTGCGCCACGGGGAGGCCGATTTCGCCTGTGTGGCCATCGAGAACTCCGTCGACGGCGCGGTGACCTCCACCTTCGACGCGCTCGCCGACGGCGGCGGGGTGCAGATCTACCACGAGCTCGAACTCGAGATCGCCTTCTCCATCATGGTGCGCCCCGGCACCCGCCTGGCGGACGTGCGCACCCTGGCCACCCACCCCGTCGCCCACCAGCAGGTCCGCCAGTGGATGGCCGAGCACGTGCCGGAGGCGGCCTACACCCCCGCCTCCTCCAACGCGGCGGGCGCCGAGGCCGTCGCCGAGGGACGAGCCGACGCCGCCGCGGCCCCGGACCGCGCCGCGGACCTCTTCGGGCTCGAGGTGCTCGCCGCCGACGTCGCCGACGTCGGCGGGGCCCGCACCCGCTTCGTCACCGTCGGCCCCCGCGGCGTGCCCACTCCGCGCTCCGGCAACGACACCACCTCCGTGGTGTTCACGCTGCCCAACGAGCCCAGCACGCTCGTCGGGGCGCTCACCGAGTTCGCGCAGCGCGGTGTCGACCTCTCCCGCATCGAGTCCCGCCCCACGCGCCGGGTCTTCGGCACCTACAACTTCTATGTGGACCTGGTGGGCCACATCGACGACGCGCCCCTTGCCGAGGCGCTGCGGGCCCTGTGGCTGCGCGCCGAGAACATCACCTTCCTCGGCTCCTGGCCGGCGGCCTCCGGTGACGGTCGCGAGGACGCCCTCGCGGCTGACCTGGCCCGGCTGGAGCGGGCCAGTACCTGGGTGGACGCCGCGCGGGAAGGAAAGGAGATCTCATGA
- a CDS encoding amidase produces MTSSVRVLVDRLRGGELTAVSRIEELAGALAGLGPAEHGFSHLDLDAAHETAERLDALPADRRGRLHGLPLPAKDLHDVAGQPTTHGSAARTRLAGRTDPFLAALLAEGVVIPGKSATCELGLTIYTEPAGLPAPDNPLWPGRTPGGSSGGAAVLVARGLLPAAHASDGGGSIRVPAAACGLVGFKPAGNSGLSVPGFVTRSLDDAAFLHGLTPVTGRRRIGVLTQPLFAGTPVDAVMLEAVGAVADRLSDAGHDVVEIAPYPRVEDTFAAFTALFTEKLAPLPDPVDGIVGWLRERGRAVTPERLAAARHHAAGLPRLLEQYWGVDALLSPMLSTDPPPVGHLAALEPAEDFLAQTRWSPWGSLFNMTRAAAVSIPWAVPGRPPVGVQLGAIRLSDAALLGLAREVHP; encoded by the coding sequence ATGACCTCATCCGTGCGCGTCCTCGTCGACCGGCTCCGCGGCGGTGAACTCACCGCGGTCTCCCGTATCGAGGAGCTGGCCGGGGCGCTCGCCGGGCTCGGCCCCGCGGAGCACGGTTTCTCCCACCTCGACCTCGACGCCGCCCATGAGACGGCCGAACGGCTGGACGCGCTGCCCGCGGACCGGCGCGGCCGCCTGCACGGGCTGCCGCTGCCGGCGAAGGACCTGCACGACGTCGCCGGGCAGCCGACCACCCACGGTTCCGCCGCCCGCACGCGCCTGGCGGGGCGCACCGATCCGTTCCTGGCCGCGCTCCTGGCCGAGGGCGTGGTCATCCCCGGCAAGTCCGCCACCTGTGAGCTGGGGCTGACGATCTACACCGAACCCGCCGGGCTGCCCGCCCCGGACAATCCGCTGTGGCCGGGGCGCACCCCGGGCGGATCCTCCGGCGGGGCGGCCGTGCTCGTCGCCCGCGGCCTGCTGCCGGCCGCGCACGCCTCCGACGGCGGCGGGTCCATCCGGGTGCCGGCCGCCGCCTGCGGGCTCGTCGGCTTCAAACCCGCGGGCAACTCGGGGCTGTCCGTGCCGGGTTTTGTCACCCGCTCGCTGGACGACGCCGCGTTCCTCCACGGCCTCACGCCGGTCACCGGGCGCCGCCGGATCGGGGTGCTGACCCAACCGCTGTTCGCCGGCACGCCGGTTGATGCGGTGATGCTCGAGGCGGTGGGCGCGGTCGCCGACCGGCTGTCGGACGCCGGCCACGACGTCGTCGAGATAGCCCCCTACCCGCGGGTGGAGGACACCTTCGCGGCGTTCACCGCCCTGTTCACCGAGAAGCTGGCCCCGCTGCCCGACCCGGTGGACGGCATCGTCGGCTGGCTGCGTGAGCGCGGCCGCGCCGTGACCCCGGAGCGGCTGGCGGCGGCGCGCCACCACGCGGCGGGTCTGCCACGGTTGCTGGAACAGTACTGGGGCGTCGACGCGCTGCTGAGCCCGATGTTGAGCACCGATCCGCCGCCGGTCGGGCACCTCGCGGCACTCGAGCCGGCGGAGGATTTCCTCGCGCAGACCCGCTGGTCACCGTGGGGGTCGTTGTTCAACATGACCCGTGCCGCGGCGGTGAGCATCCCCTGGGCGGTGCCCGGCCGGCCGCCCGTCGGCGTGCAGCTGGGCGCGATCCGGCTTTCCGACGCCGCCCTGCTCGGCCTGGCCCGGGAGGTGCACCCGTGA
- a CDS encoding CPBP family intramembrane glutamic endopeptidase: MSGTVVDKRRLRVEVLLVLAVTFGISGVRALLQLIDGLLAPAALNEQTVALNVSQSELLWLDLALQLCSAGVLFAYGGLALFLLAGDGLRALRPRWSDLGWGAGLAAVIGLPGLGLYVFAVQTGLSRQVVPTGMEHAAIEVPVLLLWSAANAFGEETVVVMYLMSRLRQLGWGLPAILAASSVLRGSYHLYQGVSAGFGNIVMGVVYGFFYWRTGRVWPLVIAHFFIDAVAFVGYTAIDGDLSWLGL; the protein is encoded by the coding sequence GTGAGCGGGACGGTCGTCGACAAGCGGCGCCTGCGGGTCGAGGTGTTGCTGGTCCTGGCGGTCACCTTCGGTATCTCCGGGGTGCGCGCGCTGCTGCAGCTGATCGACGGGCTGCTCGCCCCGGCCGCCCTCAACGAGCAGACCGTGGCACTGAATGTCTCACAGTCGGAGCTGCTGTGGCTGGATCTGGCGCTGCAGCTGTGCTCGGCGGGCGTGCTCTTCGCCTACGGCGGGCTGGCGCTGTTCCTGCTGGCCGGCGACGGGCTCCGGGCGCTCCGGCCCCGCTGGTCGGACCTCGGCTGGGGCGCGGGCCTGGCGGCGGTCATCGGCCTGCCCGGTCTGGGACTGTACGTCTTCGCGGTGCAGACGGGACTGTCGCGGCAGGTGGTGCCCACCGGGATGGAGCACGCGGCCATCGAGGTGCCGGTGCTGCTGCTGTGGTCGGCGGCCAACGCTTTCGGCGAGGAGACCGTGGTGGTGATGTACCTGATGTCCCGGCTGCGGCAGCTGGGCTGGGGCCTGCCCGCCATCCTGGCCGCCTCCAGCGTGCTACGCGGCAGCTACCACCTCTACCAGGGGGTTTCCGCCGGTTTCGGCAATATCGTCATGGGTGTGGTCTACGGCTTCTTCTACTGGCGGACGGGGCGGGTGTGGCCGTTGGTCATCGCGCACTTTTTCATCGACGCCGTCGCCTTCGTCGGCTACACCGCCATCGACGGGGATCTGAGCTGGCTGGGGCTGTAG
- a CDS encoding LCP family protein, with protein MDERGRDDRPGRRYPGHQRPGADPGSGAGPGGPRDPREERLGRRSSDPRDSGDVVRGRDGRPLVDRFGRPVRRRPQPKRPTERRPRRDAAPGAGAAGVSAAGAAGAPPDQTRFDLPRDQGPARQVPPPHHPDAGRPRQYIPSRQPQRPAPHSPDPRQSPQQAPPRSLRRRPAPGPRPRRRPRLRLPRPRGCLGGLGWAVAIVVVFTLALSLWADSRLTRIDATPDQQVADTAGTNWLLVGSDSRQGLSEDEVARLGTGGDLGVGRTDTIMLLHIPLTGPGRLVSLPRDSYVTIPGYGQNKINAAFTFGGPKLLTTTVEQATGLHIDHYAEIGMGGLASVVDSVGGVEICVDYPINDPLANLNIEAGCQEMDGPTALGFVRTRATPQGDLDRVERQRQFFSALIDKVTSPGTLLNPFRLVPLIADTAGTFTVGEGDHVWHLARVALAMRSGVETETVPVAGFANYTVGNVVIWDEAGAQALWDSMR; from the coding sequence ATGGATGAACGCGGACGCGACGATCGCCCGGGCCGGAGGTATCCCGGCCACCAGCGCCCCGGGGCCGATCCCGGTTCCGGTGCCGGTCCCGGTGGCCCCCGGGATCCCCGCGAGGAGCGCCTCGGCCGCCGCTCGAGCGATCCCCGGGACTCCGGTGACGTGGTCCGCGGCCGTGACGGCCGTCCGCTCGTCGACCGCTTCGGCCGCCCGGTGCGCCGCCGGCCCCAGCCGAAGCGGCCAACGGAGCGTCGGCCGCGACGGGACGCCGCCCCTGGTGCGGGCGCCGCAGGGGTGTCGGCCGCGGGCGCCGCGGGGGCTCCCCCGGATCAGACCCGTTTCGACCTGCCCCGGGACCAGGGCCCTGCACGGCAGGTACCGCCCCCGCACCACCCGGACGCCGGCCGCCCGCGCCAGTACATCCCGTCCCGGCAGCCGCAGCGCCCCGCGCCGCACTCCCCGGATCCCCGCCAGTCACCGCAGCAGGCCCCGCCCCGGTCACTGCGTCGGCGCCCGGCACCCGGCCCCCGACCCCGGCGACGGCCCCGGCTGCGCCTGCCGCGGCCCCGCGGGTGTCTGGGCGGACTCGGCTGGGCGGTGGCCATCGTGGTGGTATTCACCCTGGCGCTGTCCCTGTGGGCGGATTCGCGGCTGACGCGTATCGACGCCACCCCGGACCAGCAGGTAGCCGACACCGCCGGCACGAACTGGCTGCTGGTGGGATCCGATTCCCGCCAGGGCCTGTCCGAGGACGAGGTCGCCCGGCTCGGCACCGGCGGCGACCTGGGGGTCGGGCGCACCGACACGATCATGCTGCTGCATATCCCGCTCACGGGCCCGGGGCGATTGGTCTCGCTGCCGCGCGACAGCTACGTCACCATTCCCGGTTACGGCCAGAACAAGATCAACGCCGCCTTCACCTTCGGTGGCCCGAAGCTGTTGACCACCACGGTGGAGCAGGCGACCGGCCTGCACATCGACCACTACGCCGAGATCGGCATGGGCGGGCTGGCCAGCGTGGTCGACTCGGTCGGCGGCGTCGAGATCTGCGTGGACTACCCCATCAACGACCCGCTGGCGAACCTCAACATCGAGGCCGGCTGCCAGGAGATGGACGGGCCCACCGCCCTCGGATTCGTGCGCACCCGCGCCACGCCCCAGGGCGACCTGGACCGCGTGGAGCGCCAGCGGCAGTTCTTCTCCGCGCTGATCGACAAGGTGACCTCCCCGGGCACCCTGCTGAACCCGTTCCGCCTGGTCCCGCTCATCGCGGACACGGCGGGCACCTTCACCGTCGGGGAGGGTGACCACGTATGGCACCTGGCCCGGGTGGCGCTGGCCATGCGCTCCGGGGTGGAGACCGAGACCGTGCCCGTGGCCGGTTTCGCGAACTACACGGTGGGCAACGTCGTGATCTGGGACGAGGCCGGCGCCCAGGCGCTGTGGGACTCCATGCGGTAG
- a CDS encoding Hsp20/alpha crystallin family protein: protein MKMAMSIDDVVREFDRLANGMWSNRNGLRTMPMDLYRDGDRYVLTADLPGVDPGSVDIDVDGQVLTIRAERTLPTAEGVSWLSRERQSGSFLRQLSLGEGINVDNISAEYANGVLSVTLPVTERAKPRKIEVVTGRDNVLEEAPHSKEQSALEQ from the coding sequence ATGAAGATGGCCATGAGCATTGATGATGTGGTCCGGGAATTCGACCGGCTCGCAAACGGCATGTGGAGCAACAGGAACGGCCTGCGGACCATGCCGATGGATCTGTACCGCGACGGTGACCGCTACGTGCTGACCGCCGATCTGCCCGGAGTGGATCCAGGTTCAGTCGACATTGACGTCGACGGGCAAGTCCTGACCATCCGCGCTGAACGGACCCTCCCCACGGCAGAAGGCGTCAGTTGGCTGAGCCGTGAGCGTCAGAGCGGTTCGTTCTTGCGGCAGCTCAGCCTGGGCGAAGGTATCAATGTCGACAACATCTCCGCCGAATACGCCAACGGTGTGCTGAGTGTGACATTGCCTGTGACCGAACGGGCTAAGCCGCGCAAGATCGAAGTAGTCACCGGTCGAGACAACGTGCTGGAAGAGGCACCGCACAGCAAGGAGCAATCTGCCCTCGAGCAGTAG